The segment ACTCCGCGCTCCAGCAAAAGCAGTGCCGTCTCCTTTACCTTTTCGGGATCGGCATGGACACCGCAGATTTCCTGATACCGCCGCCAGGGCGCCTTGTAGTCCACTGCCACATAGTCCAGCTTTCCTTTTGCAGCCAGCCGGCCCACCAGTTCCGGCCGGGACCCGTTGGTATCCAGTTTCACCTTGTAACCCAGGTCCCTTATACGATCCACAAAATCCGAGAGTCCCGCCTCACAGGTCGGTTCGCCGCCGCTGATCACCACGCCGTCCAGCATGCCCGCCCGTTTCCTCAGAAAGGTCATCACTTCCGCTTCATCCAAAAGCGGAGGCTGCGTAAGCAGCCCCCGATTATGGCAATAAAAACAGTCGTAATTGCAGCCGGGCACGAAAACCACCGCGGCAAGCTCTCCCGGATAATCGATGGTGGACGTCTTGACCAGTCCGGCTATCCTCACCCCAGTTGTTCCTCCTTGATCCTATACTTGATCCGCTGGGCATATTCCTCTTTCTTGCCCTTATGATAATTCTGCACCGGCCGGAGGTAACCCACTACCCGGCTCCACACTTCGGCATCCCTGCCGCAGGTGGGGCAGTTGAAATGCTCGCCGGCGATATAGCCATGCTCGGGGCAGATGGAGAAGGTGGGGGTGAGGGATACGTAGGGCAGCTTGTAATTGGTAAAGATCTTCTGCAGAAGCTTTTTGGCCACTTCGATGTCCCCGATGCGTTCTCCCATGTACAGATGAAGCACCGTTCCGCCGGTGTACAGGCTTTGCAGCTCGTCCTGAAGATCCAGCGTTTCAAAGATGTCGTCGGTGAAACCCACCGGCAGCTGGCTGGAATTGGTATAGTACTTCACCTTGTCGCCAGCGGCGATGATGTCAGGATAACGCTCCTGATCCAGCTTGGCCAGGCTGTAGCTGGTACCCTCGGCGGGCGTGGCCTCAAGGTTGTAGAAATGGCCCGTCTCCTCCTGAATGGTCTTGAGAAGATCCCGCATGTACTGCAGTGTGCGGATGGCAAAGGCCTGACCCTCCTCGGTGGTAAGATCCTTTTCCTCGCCCAGGAAGTTCTGGCAGGCCTCGTTCATGCCCACGATGCCAATCGTGTTGAAGTGGTTGTACCAATACTGGCCGGTTCTCGCCTTCACGTCGCGGAGATAATGGGCGGAATAGGGATACATTCCTCTGCCCGTCTGCTCCTCAATGGTCTTGCGCTTGATCTCCAGGCTGTTCTTCGCAATCATGACCAGCCGCCACAGCCGGGCGCGGAATTCCGACTCACTCTTTGAAAGATAGCCGATCCTGGGCAGATTGATGGTCACAACGCCGATGGAGCCGGTCATGGGGTTGGACCCGAACAGGCCTCCGCCCCGCTTGCGAAGCTCCGTGGTATCCAGTCTGAGGCGGCAACACATGGACACCGCATCCTCCGGCGAAAGATCGGAATTCACATAGTTGGAGAAATAGGGAATGCCATACTTGCAGGTGATCTCCATAAAGCGGTCCACCACCGGGCTGTTCCAGGCAAATTCGTTCGTCACGTTGATGGTGGGAATGGGGAAGGTGAACACCCGGCCTTTGGAATCGCCCTCCAGCATCACGTCGCAGAAGGCCTGATTGAACAGATCCATCTCCGCTTGGAACTCCTTATAGGTCTCCTCCTTGTATTGACCTCCCACGATTACCGGCTGATCGGCCAAGGTTTTGGGCACCACGATATCGAAGGTGAGGTTGGAGAAGGGGCACTGAAAACCCACACGGGTGGGCACGTTAATGTTAAAAACGAACTCCTGCAGCGCCTGCTTCACCGCATCATAGGTCATGTTGTCATAGCGGATGAAGGGTGCACAGTAGGTATCAAAGGAAGACCAAGCCTGCGCACCGGCGGTCTCCCCCTGGGTGGTGAAAGTGGAATTGACAATCTGGCCCAGAAAGGAACGAAGGTGCTTGGCCGGGCTGGATTCCACCTTGCCAGGCACGCCGCCGAACCCATCCGTCAGGATCTGTCTTAAATCCCAGCCGGCACAGTAGGGACCAAAGAAGCCCAAATCGTGCATATGCATATCGCCGGACACATGGGCTTCCCGGACCTCATCGGGATAAACCTCGTGGAGCCAGTACTGCTTGGTGAAGGTTTCCCGAACATAGTTGTTCATGCCGTTGATGGAACGCTGGGTATTGGCGTTCTCGTTGATCTTCCAGTCCTTGTCCCCAAGATAGTTGGAGAACATATCGATGGTCGCTCCGATAAGAGCATTGGATTCCCGTGCGGAGCGGCGCTTTTCCCGGTAAAGAATATAGGCCTTCGCCGTCTTGGCGTGCCCATTCTCGATGAGAACCTTCTCCACGATATCCTGAACGCCCTCCACATCGGCGATGCCATCCTTGTATTTTAGCGTGGCCACATCCACCGCTTCATTTGCCAGCTGTTCCGACCGGTCCCAGTCATGGCCCCCCACGGCGCTGGCCGCTTTGAAGATCGCCCACGCAATCTTTTCCTTTTGAAAGGGAACCTCAGAGCCGTCTCTTTTGCGAATTGTCTTTAACATCCTTTTCTTTTGCCTCCTTTTTTCCGGGACTGGCATACAAAATGCACCCAAAAGAGGGGTGCACTCACGTCGCCCGCTCCATGCTATACACCGTAGCCGCGTGCTGTTCTTGCGCGAGCAGGTCTTCTGGCTCGAACCTCACCGCCTTGGCAAGCCTTCCCGATTTCTCAGTGGCGCCCATGCCAAAGCTCCGTTCTCACAGCGGCGGGACCGCACGGGATTTTCACCCGTTTCCCTTTTCAGCCATCCTAGGATGGCGCTGGCGCAAACACTATATGTTGTGGTCCGTTCCCCGAACCTTGCATAGATATGGTATCATCGCCCTTCATCTTTGTCAATATGGATTTTTAATTTTTTAGCCGTTGACAAGCCCCTGGGGAAAGACTACAATCGATTTGTGCACATGCACAAAATAAAATGGCGGAGAAATGAAATGCTATGCCCAGGGAACCCAAGTTAAGAAGAATCGCATCCCTTCCGGCCTGCAAGGATTTTTCGCCGGACCGGCCTTCGGGCCAGATGGTTCTTCGGATGGATGAGCTGGAGGCGCTTAGGCTCAGCGACCTTGAGTCGCTGGATCAAAGGACGGCGTCGGAGCAAATGGAGGTTTCCCGCGGCACCTACCAGAGAATTCTGGGCAGTGCCCGCAGGAAGGTTGCCGAAGCTCTGGTGGAGGGAAAATCCATCAGAATCGGCGGCGGGAACTGTTATCTGCCCGGCGAATGCACCTGTGTCCATGCGGACCATCGGAAGTGTCCCCATCCAGGGAGATGCGAAGAGTGTAAATTAAGGAGGTAAACTTATGAGCGAAAACTGTAACGGGAACTGCAGCAGCTGCAGCCAAAACTGCGATCAGCGGGAAATCCCCAAGGAAAGCACCAATGCGTTCAGCCATGTGAAGCATACCATCGCCGTGGTGAGCGGCAAGGGCGGCGTGGGCAAATCGCTGGTCACGTCCATGCTGGCGGTGCTGTCCCGGCGCAAGGGCTACAATGTAGGTATTTTGGACGCCGACATCACCGGGCCTTCCATCCCCAAGATTTTTGGGGTTCACGGTCAGGCCACCGGCTCCGATCTCGGCATCAATCCGGGACGCACGGCCAATGATATTGAGCTTATGTCCGTCAATCTTCTCCTGGACCAGGAGGAAAGTCCGGTGGTGTGGCGCGGTCCGGTCATCGCCGGCGCGGTCAAGCAGTTCTGGACCGACGTGCTGTGGGGGGATATCGACTATATGTTCATCGATATGCCGCCGGGAACCGGTGACGTACCGCTGACGGTATTCCAGTCCATTCCGGTGGACGGCATTATCATTGTCACCTCTCCCCAGGATCTGGTGTCCATGATCGTCAAAAAGGCCTACAACATGGCGAAGCTTATGGAGATCCCCGTATTGGGCATCGTGGAAAACATGAGTTATGTGGTCTGTCCCGACTGCGGCAAGAAAATTGAGCTGTACGGCAAGAGTCAGACCGCCAAGATCGCCTCGGAGCTGGGGCTTCCCCTGCTTGGTCAGATCCCCATCGATCCCGCTCTGGCGGAGCTTTGCGATGCCGGTGAATTCGAAAAGATGAACAGCCACGATCTGGATGCCGCCATGGCGGATATTGAGGGCAAACTGCCCGCATAATGAGGAGGAGTGAGGTCATGACCCCATCGGAAAGAGCCGTAAATAATTTTTATTCGGGTATGAACTGCGCCCAATCGGTTTTCACCGCCTTTGCAGTGGATCAGGGCATCAGTGAGGCGGACGCTCTGCGCATCTCCGCGGCCATGGGCGGCGGTATGGGCGGGCTCCGTGAGAAATGCGGCGCCGTCACCGGCATGTTCATGGCGGCA is part of the Gehongia tenuis genome and harbors:
- a CDS encoding anaerobic ribonucleoside-triphosphate reductase activating protein, which gives rise to MRIAGLVKTSTIDYPGELAAVVFVPGCNYDCFYCHNRGLLTQPPLLDEAEVMTFLRKRAGMLDGVVISGGEPTCEAGLSDFVDRIRDLGYKVKLDTNGSRPELVGRLAAKGKLDYVAVDYKAPWRRYQEICGVHADPEKVKETALLLLERGVPFEMRTTVIPQLTLADLKEMAEGLPPLPRFVLKPYRIPENYRSEDRFRIEARPHSPLEIRAMAEAVSQLQPNVEAME
- a CDS encoding ribonucleoside triphosphate reductase; its protein translation is MLKTIRKRDGSEVPFQKEKIAWAIFKAASAVGGHDWDRSEQLANEAVDVATLKYKDGIADVEGVQDIVEKVLIENGHAKTAKAYILYREKRRSARESNALIGATIDMFSNYLGDKDWKINENANTQRSINGMNNYVRETFTKQYWLHEVYPDEVREAHVSGDMHMHDLGFFGPYCAGWDLRQILTDGFGGVPGKVESSPAKHLRSFLGQIVNSTFTTQGETAGAQAWSSFDTYCAPFIRYDNMTYDAVKQALQEFVFNINVPTRVGFQCPFSNLTFDIVVPKTLADQPVIVGGQYKEETYKEFQAEMDLFNQAFCDVMLEGDSKGRVFTFPIPTINVTNEFAWNSPVVDRFMEITCKYGIPYFSNYVNSDLSPEDAVSMCCRLRLDTTELRKRGGGLFGSNPMTGSIGVVTINLPRIGYLSKSESEFRARLWRLVMIAKNSLEIKRKTIEEQTGRGMYPYSAHYLRDVKARTGQYWYNHFNTIGIVGMNEACQNFLGEEKDLTTEEGQAFAIRTLQYMRDLLKTIQEETGHFYNLEATPAEGTSYSLAKLDQERYPDIIAAGDKVKYYTNSSQLPVGFTDDIFETLDLQDELQSLYTGGTVLHLYMGERIGDIEVAKKLLQKIFTNYKLPYVSLTPTFSICPEHGYIAGEHFNCPTCGRDAEVWSRVVGYLRPVQNYHKGKKEEYAQRIKYRIKEEQLG
- a CDS encoding Mrp/NBP35 family ATP-binding protein, whose protein sequence is MSENCNGNCSSCSQNCDQREIPKESTNAFSHVKHTIAVVSGKGGVGKSLVTSMLAVLSRRKGYNVGILDADITGPSIPKIFGVHGQATGSDLGINPGRTANDIELMSVNLLLDQEESPVVWRGPVIAGAVKQFWTDVLWGDIDYMFIDMPPGTGDVPLTVFQSIPVDGIIIVTSPQDLVSMIVKKAYNMAKLMEIPVLGIVENMSYVVCPDCGKKIELYGKSQTAKIASELGLPLLGQIPIDPALAELCDAGEFEKMNSHDLDAAMADIEGKLPA
- a CDS encoding DUF134 domain-containing protein, with the protein product MPREPKLRRIASLPACKDFSPDRPSGQMVLRMDELEALRLSDLESLDQRTASEQMEVSRGTYQRILGSARRKVAEALVEGKSIRIGGGNCYLPGECTCVHADHRKCPHPGRCEECKLRR